Proteins encoded together in one Penicillium digitatum chromosome 1, complete sequence window:
- a CDS encoding Serine/threonine protein kinase, putative translates to MDSRISRLLDTSSAMAAITKHKAEAIKLAREQGVAVQEMCRRAKTEVPPYEFEELIGKGAYGRVYKGRQKPSGRVVAIKVLDIDSLDYKSLRDFRDESIKDFIHETKVMKQVKDSGAKNINEIIEAISIHSQLWLVCEYCPGGSVRTLMRATNDKLDERYIIPIARELAVGLHAIHEAGIIHRDVKAANILIHEEGRLEICDFGVAGVLQSQRDKRSTWIGTPHWMPPEMFATRGEAHQYGNEIDVWAYGCTLFEFANGNPPNAGLRERMQIGRQLNRKTPQLDSDKYSQGLKDLIAYALDSNPETRPTMADILAHPYIADTDEGYPTASVSELVTNYYQWSQRGGQRISLFHPGGAAAAELPGIEESEDDWNFSTTDGFERRFSVIDLDEIAASLAEMEKSFSPTDIAPENDMYEKFSVDDLNYEDKVNFDERVRRGAEAMEGLFDELKPIYTYETKNDFVPIEPAQPTSDLPLRAETDRSSVTSTFLDIDIGSFEASHYAAGAPSAQPFQLVDANTIRANRSSFRLHRTSSETSSKSPNGSVVSDENLEDTFVPSGPRPPTMDWKFPSFTQAEEEKPEEHEEAPTQEPMPEESFQAEKRATMQWTFPVMGSVPESQTYDDGHDTLRAPLPEVKPPPQSQPLSIEEPGDSRPSTAASNISDSDYDPFRFDRPTTPEGANSLHHSHFFDTELPAMMELAGYNEYEASGILDGPGPDEESHPVWKEHSRTSSYEDGMAALRTAVPIPQTPTASSVTSGPVSEPGSPVFEAMRNVRHDTSGIPISQAQGKGPIPFPALNPPSAASLMEGMDDSVVTAELDRLLKDFLDSLSATGEVLSRAGIKYEMNGNRVVEQV, encoded by the coding sequence AGGCAGAAGCAATCAAGCTAGCTCGTGAACAAGGGGTAGCCGTCCAGGAGATGTGTCGTCGTGCGAAAACTGAGGTTCCACCATACGAGTTTGAAGAGTTAATAGGCAAAGGTGCTTATGGTCGTGTTTACAAAGGTCGCCAAAAACCGTCGGGCCGGGTGGTTGCCATCAAAGTCCTAGATATTGACTCGCTAGACTACAAGTCGCTTCGAGACTTCAGGGATGAGTCAATAAAGGATTTCATCCATGAGACAAAGGTGATGAAGCAAGTGAAGGATTCCGGTGCCAAAAACATCAATGAAATTATTGAAGCCATATCCATTCACTCTCAGTTGTGGCTGGTTTGCGAGTACTGCCCCGGTGGCAGTGTCCGTACCTTGATGCGTGCAACGAACGACAAGCTCGATGAGAGATACATCATTCCAATCGCTCGTGAACTAGCTGTGGGACTTCACGCTATTCACGAGGCTGGAATCATTCATCGCGATGTGAAAGCTGCAAATATTCTTATTCATGAAGAGGGTCGTCTGGAAATTTGTGACTTCGGTGTTGCTGGTGTTCTCCAATCACAGCGAGACAAACGATCCACCTGGATTGGAACACCGCACTGGATGCCGCCAGAGATGTTTGCAACTCGTGGAGAGGCCCATCAATACGGGAATGAGATCGATGTGTGGGCGTATGGCTGCACACTATTTGAATTCGCGAACGGGAACCCGCCAAACGCAGGCCTGAGGGAACGAATGCAAATCGGTCGTCAATTAAATCGAAAGACTCCCCAGCTGGACAGCGATAAGTACAGCCAAGGCCTGAAGGATCTTATTGCCTACGCCCTTGACTCTAATCCAGAGACTCGCCCTACCATGGCAGACATCCTTGCCCACCCCTACATTGCCGACACAGATGAGGGATATCCGACCGCCTCTGTGAGTGAGTTGGTGACGAACTATTATCAGTGGTCCCAGCGAGGAGGCCAAAGGATTTCTTTGTTCCATCCAGGCGGCGCCGCAGCAGCTGAACTCCCAGGCATCGAGGAGTCAGAAGATGACTGGAATTTTAGTACAACAGATGGGTTCGAGCGAAGATTCTCTGTCATTGACCTGGATGAAATTGCTGCCTCGTTGGCAGAGATGGAAAAGTCATTCAGTCCTACCGACATAGCACCTGAGAATgacatgtacgaaaagttTTCGGTGGACGATCTTAACTACGAAGACAAAGTCAATTTCGATGAACGTGTGCGCCGAGGTGCAGAGGCAATGGAAGGCCTCTTTGATGAACTGAAGCCCATCTACACATACGAAACAAAAAATGACTTTGTCCCCATCGAACCAGCGCAACCCACTTCAGACCTACCCCTCCGTGCGGAAACAGACCGTTCTTCAGTCACATCAACCTTTCTCGATATCGACATCGGGTCATTCGAGGCCTCCCACTATGCAGCAGGGGCTCCATCTGCGCAGCCATTCCAATTGGTCGATGCCAACACTATCCGCGCGAACCGGTCCAGTTTTCGATTGCACCGAACCTCCTCTGAGACTAGCTCGAAGTCGCCAAACGGCAGTGTGGTTAGCGATGAAAACCTTGAGGACACATTCGTGCCGTCTGGTCCCCGACCTCCTACTATGGACTGGAAATTCCCATCATTCACACAagctgaagaggaaaaaCCGGAAGAACATGAGGAGGCTCCTACACAGGAGCCCATGCCGGAGGAGTCTTTCCAAGCAGAGAAGCGAGCCACCATGCAATGGACATTCCCGGTCATGGGATCCGTTCCCGAGAGCCAAACCTACGATGACGGACATGACACCCTTCGGGCTCCGCTTCCTGAGGTTAAGCCTCCACCGCAATCGCAGCCACTATCAATAGAGGAACCAGGTGACTCACGTCCTTCGACTGCAGCGTCCAATATCTCTGACTCAGATTACGATCCCTTCCGCTTCGATCGCCCCACCACCCCAGAAGGTGCAAATTCGCTTCATCATAGTCATTTCTTTGACACAGAACTCCCTGCAATGATGGAATTAGCCGGTTACAATGAATATGAGGCTTCCGGGATCCTCGACGGCCCGGGCCCAGACGAGGAATCTCACCCTGTATGGAAGGAGCACTCCAGGACTTCCTCGTACGAAGATGGTATGGCGGCTTTACGCACGGCCGTTCCAATTCCCCAAACCCCCACTGCTTCCTCGGTAACTTCGGGCCCAGTCTCAGAACCGGGATCTCCCGTGTTCGAAGCTATGCGAAATGTACGACACGACACATCTGGAATCCCCATTTCACAGGCGCAAGGCAAGGGACCAATCCCCTTTCCAGCTCTCAACCCCCCAAGTGCGGCGAGCCTGATGGAGGGTATGGATGATAGTGTGGTGACAGCAGAGCTTGATCGTTTGTTGAAAGATTTCCTGGATTCCCTTTCGGCAACTGGTGAGGTGTTGTCGCGGGCTGGGATCAAATATGAGATGAATGGTAATCGTGTTGTTGAGCAGGTCTAG
- a CDS encoding Ubiquitin-conjugating enzyme, E2 produces the protein MICWTVSLLCWLDIPCCFNSISSCPLRSSTHSVLNVIHPLYPPPHLALIVTMFATKRLSKELIKMQENLPPGITIAKCDTLEEWQMDIKILDQNPLYLDQTYRLKFTFNNKYPIEPPEVQFIQCPASTGTPRTIPMHPHIYSNGIICLDLLGSAGWSPVQTVESVCMSLQSMLTANNRDERPAGDKEFIATNRRRIRDINFVYEDDNV, from the exons ATGATCTGTTGGACAGTATCTCTTCTCTGTTGGCTTGATATCCCTTGCTGCTTCAATTCAATCTCATCTTGCCCGTTGAGAAGTTCCACGCATTCCGTTCTCAACGTCATACATCCGCtctacccccccccccacctaG CACTCATCGTAACAATGTTCGCTACAAAGCGTCTGAGCAAG GAGCTCATTAAG ATGCAGGAGAATCTCCCACCGGGAATTACCATTGCCAAATGTGATACTCTGGAGGAATGGCAGATGGACATCAAGATCCTTGACCAGAATCCACTTTACCTGGACCAGACTTATCGCCTGAAGTTCACCTTCAATAACAAGTACCCTATCG AACCCCCCGAGGTCCAATTCATCCAATGTCCTGCCTCCACTGGTACACCCCGCACAATCCCAATGCATCCCCACATCTACAGCAATGGCATAATCTGTCTTGACCTCCTGGGTTCCGCTGGTTGGTCCCCTGTACAGACGGTTGAGAGTGTCTGCATGAGCCTTCAGAGCATGCTTACCGCCAACAATCGCGATGAGCGACCCGCCGGTGATAAGGAGTTCATTGCCACCAACCGCCGTCGCATCCGCGACATCAACTTCGTCTACGAGGATGACAATGTATAA
- a CDS encoding Calcium/calmodulin-dependent protein kinase, putative has product MSFANMLNKLSGQPESYEKKALYKFGRTLGAGTYGIVREADATDGQKVAVKIILKKNVRGNEGMVHDELEMLQSLQHPHIVSFVDWFESKDKFYIVTQLATGGELFDRICEYGKFTEKDASQTIRQVLDAVNYLHKRNIVHRDLKPENLLYLTRAVDSQLVLADFGIAKMLHSPSEVLTSMAGSFGYAAPEVMLKQGHGKAVDMWSLGVITYTLLCGYSPFRSETLTDLIEECRTGHIIFHERYWRDVSQDAKDFILSLLNTDPTKRVSSEEALKHVWLTGETASDRDLLPELRTYIARARLRRGIEIVKLANRIESLKMHEEEDGEDIPSAVDMGDSAENPSAAEPSMPSGDASPAPGHAKKKSLASATRGAIFREVVLAKVREQKETEERKKVEREAREKASSA; this is encoded by the exons ATGAGTT TCGCAAACATGCTCAACAAGCTGTCCGGACAGCCGGAGAGCTACGAAAAGAA GGCTCTCTATAAATTCGGACGGACGCTGGGCGCCGGCACATACGGAATTGTTCGTGAGGCCGATGCTACTGATGGACAGAAGGTTGCGGTCAAGATaattttgaagaagaatGTCCGTGGCAACGAAGGCATGGTCCACGATGAGCTTGAGATGCTGCAATCTCTCCAACACCCCCACATTGTCTCGTTCGTCGACTGGTTCGAATCTAAG GACAAATTCTATATCGTTACACAGCTAGCCACCGGTGGCGAATTGTTCGACCGGATCTGCGAGTATGGCAAGTTCACCGAGAAGGATGCGTCGCAGACCATTCGCCAGGTGCTTGATGCCGTGAACTATCTGCACAAGCGCAACATCGTTCACCGAG ACTTGAAACCCGAGAACCTTCTCTACCTCACCCGTGCTGTCGACTCTCAATTGGTTTTGGCCGATTTCGGTATTGCGAAGATGCTGCACAGCCCTTCTGAGGTACTGACCAGCATGGCCGGCTCCTTTGGATATGCTGCCCCCGAGGTCATGCTCAAGCAGGGCCACGGCAAGGCTGTCGATATGTGGTCGCTCGGTGTCATCACCTATACCCTCCTGTGTGGCTACTCCCCCTTCCGATCCGAGACCTTGACCGATCTCATCGAAGAATGCCGAACAGGCCACATTATCTTCCACGAGCGGTACTGGCGTGACGTGTCCCAGGATGCCAAGGATTtcattctctctctcctcaataCGGACCCCACCAAGCGAGTTTCCTCTGAGGAAGCCCTCAAGCATGTCTGGCTGACTGGAGAGACAGCGAGCGACCGTGACTTGCTGCCTGAACTCCGCACCTACATTGCGCGTGCCCGTCTCCGCCGTGGAATCGAGATCGTCAAGCTTGCCAACCGTATCGAGTCACTCAAGATGcacgaggaagaggatgggGAGGATATTCCCAGCGCGGTGGACATGGGCGACTCAGCCGAAAATCCCAGTGCGGCGGAGCCATCAATGCCAAGCGGTGATGCCAGTCCAGCCCCTGGCCacgcaaagaagaagagtcTGGCTAGCGCTACTCGCGGTGCTATTTTCCGTGAAGTTGTCCTGGCTAAGGTCCGTGAGCAGAAGGAGACTGAGGAGCGCAAGAAGGTTGAACGTGAAGCTCGCGAGAAGGCCTCTTCTGCGTAA